In Ignavibacteriales bacterium, a single window of DNA contains:
- a CDS encoding radical SAM protein — MLDVNEIFYSIQGESTHAGRPCVFVRLSYCNLRCTYCDTEYAFGKGEIISLDSILEKIRSFNCKLVEITGGEPLLQESSFDLMKILCHEGYEVLLETNGSVDISKTDPRVKRIVDFKTPSSGMDNRSMWENVNYLKEGDEVKFVVADRTDYDWAKDKIFKYGLTDSAVVLMSPVFGKLEPIILSEWILQDKLNVRFQLQLHKYIWNPEKRGV, encoded by the coding sequence ATGCTCGATGTAAACGAAATATTTTACAGCATTCAAGGTGAATCTACACATGCAGGTAGGCCGTGTGTGTTTGTTAGATTGTCATATTGCAATCTTCGTTGCACATATTGCGATACAGAATATGCTTTCGGGAAAGGTGAGATTATTTCACTCGATTCGATTCTGGAAAAGATCCGAAGTTTCAATTGTAAATTGGTTGAAATAACGGGTGGCGAACCGTTGCTGCAGGAATCTTCATTCGATCTTATGAAAATATTATGTCACGAAGGTTATGAAGTGCTGCTGGAGACGAACGGCAGTGTGGATATAAGTAAAACAGATCCGCGTGTCAAGAGAATTGTTGATTTCAAAACTCCTTCGAGCGGTATGGATAATCGGAGCATGTGGGAGAATGTTAATTATTTAAAAGAAGGGGATGAAGTTAAATTTGTAGTCGCTGACCGCACCGATTACGATTGGGCAAAAGATAAAATCTTTAAATATGGATTGACCGATTCTGCAGTTGTTTTAATGAGTCCCGTGTTCGGTAAACTTGAACCGATTATACTATCAGAATGGATTTTGCAAGACAAATTGAACGTGAGATTCCAATTGCAATTGCATAAATATATTTGGAATCCTGAAAAAAGAGGAGTGTGA
- the ruvB gene encoding Holliday junction branch migration DNA helicase RuvB: MAKRTDPTTPERLENEVEFDQTLRPLQFEDFVGQQKIVDNLKVFINAAKKRGESIDHVLLTGPPGLGKTTLAYIIANEMGVQIKATSGPALDKPYNLAGILTNLSAGDVLFIDEIHRMNPLIEEYLYSAMEDFKIDIVIDSGPNARSVQLNLPNFTLVGATTRAGLLSSPLRSRFGVTSRLDYYPSEFLEKIIKRSSKILNVEIKTDGAKEVASRSRGTPRIANRLLKRCRDFAQADKKLEHSNNIITKEVAEYSLKALEVDELGLDDMDKRILTTIIEKYNGGPVGISTLAVAVGEEPGTIEEVYEPYLIQEGFLKRTPRGREATELVYKHFKINPRKSSSDQTSLFNR, encoded by the coding sequence ATGGCAAAGCGAACAGACCCAACAACACCCGAGCGACTTGAGAACGAAGTAGAGTTCGACCAAACTCTGCGCCCACTGCAATTTGAAGATTTCGTCGGGCAACAGAAGATAGTCGACAATCTCAAGGTTTTCATAAACGCCGCAAAGAAACGCGGCGAAAGCATAGACCACGTTCTTCTCACAGGTCCTCCCGGTTTAGGAAAAACCACGCTCGCGTATATAATCGCGAACGAGATGGGTGTACAGATAAAAGCAACCTCGGGACCCGCGCTCGATAAACCATACAACCTTGCAGGCATTCTGACAAATCTAAGCGCAGGTGATGTATTATTTATCGATGAAATCCATCGCATGAATCCGCTCATCGAAGAATATCTATACTCTGCAATGGAAGATTTCAAAATCGATATTGTAATCGACAGCGGACCGAATGCGCGAAGCGTTCAACTTAATCTTCCAAACTTCACATTAGTCGGAGCCACAACACGGGCAGGACTTCTCTCCTCTCCCCTTCGTTCACGCTTTGGCGTTACAAGTCGTTTAGATTATTATCCATCCGAATTTTTGGAAAAAATTATCAAACGCTCATCTAAGATTTTAAATGTTGAGATCAAAACAGATGGAGCAAAAGAAGTCGCAAGCCGTTCACGCGGAACTCCGCGTATCGCAAACCGTTTACTCAAGCGCTGCCGCGACTTTGCGCAGGCAGATAAGAAACTTGAACATTCCAACAATATCATTACAAAAGAAGTTGCTGAGTATTCGCTTAAGGCGTTAGAGGTTGACGAATTAGGGCTTGATGACATGGATAAAAGAATACTCACAACAATAATCGAGAAATATAATGGTGGTCCCGTTGGCATCAGTACGCTTGCCGTCGCAGTTGGCGAGGAGCCCGGAACAATTGAGGAAGTGTACGAGCCGTACCTGATTCAGGAAGGATTTTTAAAACGAACACCACGCGGACGAGAGGCAACGGAACTTGTGTATAAACATTTTAAGATAAACCCGCGAAAATCGTCTTCTGATCAAACTAGTTTGTTCAACCGATGA
- a CDS encoding glycosyltransferase family 2 protein, translating into MTNSDYNPLVSVIIPVKNGAATLPSCLRAVRRSYYKNFEIIVVDDHSTDGSGDVARYYKCTVIEVEDGGGANNARNKGAAQAKGDILVFVDADIVIERETMLGIVETLEEDYLDAVVGIYTAKHRHESFVSQYKNLWVRYSYIKSPPAIDWLFGSISGIKRNAFEKLGGFNVALLAKHGHDDIELGKRAAQAELNIVLNMDIEVEHLKKYTLASFIKNEFHRSMGFAALAMRFKETTQSIRKGFVNVYPEFVISTLFSFVVAAIIVLSLSGLLNKWWLIGSALFYFILNIRFLNYLEQVRGLFAMIVMIPFLFLDHLVCFVGSVIGSIKGLLKIKNNKFSI; encoded by the coding sequence ATGACGAACTCAGATTATAATCCGCTTGTCTCGGTCATAATACCGGTTAAAAATGGTGCCGCAACATTACCCAGTTGCCTCAGGGCAGTACGGCGGTCATATTACAAGAATTTCGAAATCATTGTTGTAGATGATCATTCAACAGATGGATCGGGTGATGTCGCAAGATACTATAAATGCACCGTAATTGAAGTTGAAGATGGAGGAGGAGCCAACAATGCCCGCAACAAAGGTGCGGCGCAGGCAAAGGGAGATATTCTGGTGTTCGTCGATGCCGATATCGTCATAGAACGCGAGACAATGCTCGGTATTGTTGAAACGCTTGAAGAAGATTATTTAGATGCCGTAGTGGGAATCTACACGGCAAAGCATAGGCACGAATCGTTTGTAAGCCAGTACAAAAATTTGTGGGTAAGGTATTCATATATAAAAAGTCCGCCTGCGATTGACTGGCTGTTCGGTTCAATCTCTGGAATAAAAAGAAATGCCTTTGAAAAGTTAGGCGGTTTCAATGTTGCACTTCTGGCAAAACACGGGCATGATGATATTGAGCTTGGAAAACGTGCCGCTCAAGCCGAGTTAAATATTGTGCTCAACATGGATATTGAAGTGGAACATCTCAAGAAATACACACTCGCGTCATTCATAAAGAATGAATTTCATCGCAGTATGGGATTCGCCGCGCTCGCAATGCGATTCAAAGAAACCACTCAATCAATCAGGAAGGGTTTTGTGAATGTCTATCCCGAATTTGTGATCTCGACACTATTTTCATTTGTTGTAGCGGCGATTATTGTTTTAAGTTTATCCGGGTTATTAAATAAATGGTGGCTGATTGGATCGGCTCTGTTTTATTTTATCCTCAATATAAGATTCTTGAACTATCTGGAGCAGGTGCGGGGATTATTCGCCATGATTGTGATGATACCGTTCTTATTCCTCGATCACCTCGTCTGTTTTGTCGGCAGCGTAATCGGAAGTATCAAAGGATTATTGAAAATTAAGAATAATAAGTTCTCAATCTGA
- a CDS encoding aldehyde dehydrogenase family protein gives MAIDKDLQSIQEMRDLVAKAKHAQLEFRAYDQTRVDRICSAMAEAGYKAAEKLARMAHEETGFGNPDDKKKKNEFSTRRVWESIKDLRSVGVIREDSEKKIIEIAEPMGVVAALIPSTNPTSTMMFKAIISLKGRNAIVASPHPKSVKCTMEAAHIISQAAEAAGAPQGLIQCLGIPTIEATNALMKQKNIAVILATGSTPMVKAAYSSGKPAYGVGPGNVPVYIEKSANIKKAVADIVTGKTFDNGVLCSTEASVIVDSSIKNIVVDEFKKHNCYSVEGDDKSKLSDLMFDYRGDLNPDIVGKPATYIAQKAGVSVPPSTKVLIVELNGVGRDFPLSHEKLSPVLSFFTVDNWREGCERCIELLEFGGIGHTMVIHSMDEDIVMKFALEKPAFRILVNTVGALGAVGYTNELLPSLTLGPGTFGDSIISENVSAKHLFNVKRLAFETRPLNPAGGTEFKTEPAIPKPKIKIAPDVLAHTVTQKNPDQKSWIEEIEERIRLKTANTPQPAHDSKQSSKQTSPDKKTETLGTGISEEEVDKIIKEFTKR, from the coding sequence ATGGCGATCGATAAAGACTTACAATCAATTCAGGAAATGCGCGACCTCGTTGCGAAGGCAAAGCATGCACAACTTGAATTTCGCGCTTACGATCAAACTCGCGTAGACCGGATTTGCAGTGCAATGGCGGAAGCAGGTTACAAAGCTGCAGAAAAACTTGCCCGTATGGCACATGAAGAAACCGGATTTGGTAATCCTGACGATAAGAAAAAGAAAAACGAATTTTCAACTCGAAGAGTGTGGGAATCAATCAAAGACCTTAGATCTGTCGGGGTGATACGTGAGGACAGCGAAAAGAAAATAATTGAAATCGCGGAACCGATGGGAGTTGTTGCGGCATTGATACCATCAACAAATCCAACATCAACAATGATGTTTAAAGCGATCATATCTCTTAAAGGAAGAAATGCGATAGTTGCAAGCCCGCATCCAAAATCTGTAAAATGCACAATGGAGGCGGCACATATAATTTCACAGGCGGCTGAAGCGGCAGGCGCGCCTCAGGGTTTAATTCAGTGCCTCGGCATTCCAACTATAGAAGCAACAAATGCTTTGATGAAACAGAAAAATATTGCGGTCATCCTTGCGACCGGCAGTACGCCGATGGTAAAAGCTGCGTACAGTTCAGGAAAACCTGCATATGGGGTAGGACCGGGGAATGTTCCTGTTTATATCGAAAAGTCTGCGAACATCAAAAAAGCCGTCGCAGATATTGTTACCGGAAAAACTTTTGATAATGGCGTGCTTTGTTCAACAGAAGCTTCTGTCATCGTCGACTCTTCAATAAAAAATATCGTGGTTGATGAATTTAAAAAACACAATTGTTATTCTGTTGAAGGAGACGACAAATCTAAACTAAGCGACCTAATGTTCGATTACCGTGGTGATTTGAATCCCGACATTGTGGGTAAACCCGCAACATACATCGCACAAAAAGCGGGTGTCTCTGTCCCTCCCTCGACAAAAGTTTTAATTGTTGAACTAAACGGCGTTGGGCGAGATTTCCCCCTATCGCATGAAAAGCTCTCTCCGGTTCTTTCATTCTTCACGGTCGATAACTGGCGCGAAGGATGTGAACGATGCATCGAGTTGCTGGAATTCGGCGGCATCGGGCATACGATGGTAATTCACTCGATGGATGAAGATATTGTGATGAAATTCGCGTTAGAGAAACCGGCATTCAGAATTTTAGTGAACACCGTAGGGGCGCTTGGTGCTGTTGGTTACACGAACGAACTTCTTCCTTCGCTCACACTCGGACCGGGAACATTCGGCGACTCGATCATATCTGAAAACGTTTCCGCGAAACATCTATTTAACGTAAAAAGATTGGCGTTTGAAACCCGTCCCTTAAATCCGGCTGGCGGAACTGAATTTAAAACTGAACCCGCCATTCCAAAACCTAAGATCAAAATCGCTCCTGATGTTCTCGCTCATACGGTGACTCAAAAAAACCCCGATCAAAAATCTTGGATAGAGGAAATTGAAGAACGAATCCGGTTAAAAACGGCGAATACACCTCAACCGGCGCATGATTCAAAACAATCCTCCAAACAAACCTCACCGGATAAGAAAACAGAAACATTAGGTACCGGAATTTCTGAAGAAGAGGTTGATAAAATCATAAAGGAATTTACCAAGAGATGA
- a CDS encoding DNA-binding protein, giving the protein MTNYKLKKTIIGQFPYGTDLLEELTKFVKKENIHCGRIHGIGATTHAIVAYYDQNTKKYNSMEFAGGMEILNLTGNISIRDSKPFVHVHLLLGDPDGKVFGGHLMPGTKLWACEVFIDEFDGEELVREQDEKTGLFLWKTGILS; this is encoded by the coding sequence ATGACAAATTACAAATTAAAAAAAACTATCATCGGACAATTCCCTTACGGAACGGATCTACTTGAAGAGTTAACAAAATTTGTCAAGAAAGAAAACATACACTGTGGCCGTATACACGGCATAGGAGCAACAACGCACGCTATTGTTGCATACTATGATCAGAATACAAAAAAGTATAACTCAATGGAGTTTGCAGGCGGAATGGAAATATTAAATCTGACCGGCAATATTAGTATCAGGGATAGCAAGCCATTCGTTCATGTCCATCTTCTCCTTGGTGATCCGGATGGAAAAGTTTTCGGCGGACATTTGATGCCCGGGACAAAACTCTGGGCATGTGAAGTTTTCATCGATGAATTCGACGGTGAAGAATTAGTACGAGAGCAGGATGAAAAAACAGGATTGTTTTTGTGGAAAACAGGGATTTTATCTTAA
- the ruvC gene encoding crossover junction endodeoxyribonuclease RuvC — protein MIVLGVDPGTLITGFGVIETRNGKMKILDSGAIKNNSRTSMPLRLKVIFETLSALTEKYQPDEFAIETAFYGKNAQSALKLGHARGVAILTAVTKEIPTHEYSPREVKKAIVGNGAASKEQVQFMVKSLLKLKELPKHYDVTDALAVAICHIQRRQTSRTHSFKSWKSFITAHPEKISSKRKGTK, from the coding sequence ATGATTGTCCTCGGCGTTGATCCCGGTACACTTATTACTGGTTTTGGTGTGATTGAGACACGCAACGGCAAGATGAAAATTTTAGATTCCGGTGCAATAAAAAACAACAGCCGGACCTCTATGCCATTGCGGTTGAAAGTTATTTTCGAAACTCTCTCCGCGCTTACCGAAAAGTATCAACCCGATGAGTTTGCAATCGAAACTGCTTTTTACGGTAAGAACGCTCAATCGGCGTTAAAGCTAGGTCACGCGCGCGGCGTTGCGATTTTAACCGCGGTGACTAAGGAGATACCTACTCACGAATATTCTCCGCGGGAAGTTAAGAAAGCTATCGTTGGCAACGGTGCCGCCTCAAAAGAGCAAGTACAGTTCATGGTAAAATCACTCCTTAAGCTCAAAGAACTCCCGAAACATTACGACGTTACAGATGCGCTTGCTGTAGCTATTTGCCATATACAGAGGCGACAAACATCCCGGACACACTCATTTAAAAGCTGGAAATCTTTCATCACTGCTCATCCTGAAAAGATCTCATCAAAGCGGAAGGGTACAAAATGA
- a CDS encoding carboxypeptidase regulatory-like domain-containing protein, translating into MSYLRLFLTMIFLIVLFGIFSFSQSLPVPGNLSVKAGEFGGAFLTWDTVSGSMGYIVYKSIDGSSFASIAAVPRSMFNDWWIIPDHLYRYYVTAFRKVGMVVEEGTPSDTVTFAFGLHHKPLPGQGIIGGKIMDEKNGLPLKGAVVSIFQPGKLWAEKTHTDTGGIYWAAIDTGRYILRADKFDYFGEWFDNVLHLDSVTVVSVHEDSFAIANFALRHLPVPEVVTVSGIVIDSLNSQPLAQTFVAFLRPHRWLRELQVVTGIFGGLPTECVDVAGLGRLFGVVWMGKTDANGIFNAHLIKGLKYIALAFKPGYVPEFYDNKYIPFTADRLRFTSDTSGIDFKLLSNPIAINTLNGSVVDSSGTGIPSNVILYRKTVLGRIPVRFTMTDSLGNFEFNKLVNGIFYIKAYPVDAYSPAWYSSLDCGVRNWRFADTINVSGNVTGIEVCVKPVPRLGFARIAGNVRGPRGNLMAETIEQAVTVYAVSTATNQIVGYDISEDDGSYSIENLPAGTYSIVIDKEGFTGASEPLITVDETNNYEVADATIFVVSDPTSVDEKVQSVPAVFKLYQNYPNPFNPTTQIRFDLPKSSSVVLKVFNLIGQEVEVLVNKDLAAGTHTVRWNAQIAGTGIYFFKIVATPPDGSGARFSEVRKMIYLK; encoded by the coding sequence ATGAGTTATTTGAGACTGTTTTTAACGATGATATTCCTAATAGTTTTATTTGGAATATTTTCGTTTTCACAATCATTACCTGTACCAGGAAATCTCAGTGTGAAAGCCGGAGAATTTGGCGGAGCTTTTTTAACGTGGGATACAGTCAGCGGGTCAATGGGTTACATCGTATATAAATCGATTGATGGCTCTTCCTTCGCAAGCATTGCCGCGGTACCACGTAGCATGTTTAATGATTGGTGGATTATCCCTGACCATCTTTATAGATATTATGTGACTGCATTCCGCAAGGTCGGTATGGTGGTAGAAGAAGGTACACCAAGCGATACGGTTACATTCGCATTCGGATTACACCATAAACCGCTTCCCGGACAAGGAATTATAGGTGGAAAAATTATGGACGAGAAAAACGGATTACCGTTGAAGGGAGCCGTTGTGAGTATTTTCCAACCCGGAAAATTGTGGGCTGAAAAAACTCATACCGACACAGGCGGTATATACTGGGCAGCGATCGATACAGGGAGATACATTCTTCGCGCCGATAAATTTGATTATTTCGGTGAATGGTTCGATAATGTTTTACACTTAGATAGTGTTACCGTTGTGAGTGTTCATGAAGATTCTTTTGCGATTGCCAATTTTGCATTGCGGCATCTTCCGGTTCCCGAAGTTGTAACGGTTAGCGGTATTGTTATCGATAGTTTAAACAGCCAACCACTCGCACAAACTTTCGTGGCATTTCTACGCCCGCACAGATGGTTACGCGAACTGCAAGTTGTGACCGGAATATTTGGCGGTTTGCCAACGGAATGTGTTGACGTCGCAGGATTAGGTCGCCTATTCGGTGTTGTTTGGATGGGGAAAACCGATGCGAACGGAATTTTTAATGCCCATCTCATTAAGGGATTAAAGTATATTGCTCTTGCATTCAAACCGGGTTATGTTCCCGAGTTTTATGATAACAAATATATTCCATTTACTGCAGACCGCTTGAGATTTACGAGCGATACAAGTGGAATCGATTTCAAACTTCTCTCAAATCCGATCGCGATCAACACGCTCAATGGTTCGGTGGTTGATTCGTCCGGAACCGGAATTCCATCGAATGTCATCCTCTATCGGAAAACCGTATTAGGCAGAATCCCGGTGCGGTTTACCATGACCGATTCACTCGGGAATTTCGAGTTCAACAAACTCGTCAATGGTATTTTCTATATAAAAGCATATCCTGTTGACGCATATTCACCGGCTTGGTATAGCAGTTTAGATTGCGGTGTGCGAAATTGGCGGTTCGCCGATACGATAAATGTATCCGGAAACGTGACAGGAATAGAGGTCTGCGTCAAACCGGTTCCGCGACTTGGCTTCGCGCGCATTGCCGGTAATGTACGTGGTCCGCGCGGCAATCTAATGGCAGAGACAATTGAACAAGCCGTTACTGTATATGCTGTCTCAACGGCGACCAATCAGATTGTTGGATACGATATCTCTGAGGATGATGGCTCTTACTCAATCGAAAATCTTCCCGCCGGTACTTATTCAATCGTCATCGATAAAGAGGGTTTTACCGGAGCCAGCGAGCCATTAATCACCGTGGATGAAACAAACAATTACGAAGTTGCCGATGCCACAATTTTCGTTGTTTCCGATCCCACATCGGTTGATGAAAAGGTTCAATCGGTCCCGGCAGTTTTCAAACTTTATCAAAACTATCCGAATCCGTTCAATCCTACAACCCAAATCCGGTTCGATTTGCCGAAGTCAAGTTCGGTTGTTTTGAAGGTATTCAATCTTATCGGACAGGAAGTAGAAGTTTTGGTGAATAAAGATTTAGCCGCAGGAACCCATACAGTAAGGTGGAATGCTCAAATAGCCGGTACAGGTATCTATTTCTTCAAAATCGTTGCAACTCCTCCGGATGGAAGCGGAGCGCGATTTTCAGAGGTTAGGAAGATGATATATCTGAAGTAA
- a CDS encoding NAD(P)/FAD-dependent oxidoreductase produces the protein MDIDVVVIGAGAVGLACAAESAKHGYSTLIVERHESFGQDTSSRNSEVIHSGIYYPYGSLKARLCVKANHNLYQECQRANVWTHRCGKLIVATVPEEQDQLEKLYRRGIDNGVEGMQLLTQAKVKQIESEIKCHSAIFLPSTGIIDSHELMKSYLVEAKEKGAETAFSVEFISGEINNGMYLLHLKDTNDEIVEIKSKYVINSGGLYADKVAEGFGIDIDKADYRLHRNRGHYYSVSGVKNNVISHLIYPLPHSNLVSVGIHMTIDRSGRMKLGPDLEYLHDSLPESEWYKFDDSRREKFFNAVHRYFPMLKLDDLSPDQVGVRPKRKGSEDNIKDFIINEESNKGYPGLVNLIGIESPGLTCSREIAREVIKILNN, from the coding sequence ATGGATATTGATGTCGTCGTTATCGGTGCAGGTGCTGTTGGGCTTGCTTGCGCGGCAGAAAGCGCGAAGCATGGTTATTCCACTTTGATCGTTGAACGGCACGAATCGTTCGGCCAGGATACGAGCAGCCGGAACAGCGAGGTTATTCATTCGGGGATCTATTATCCTTATGGTTCTCTTAAAGCGCGACTTTGCGTAAAGGCTAATCATAATCTCTATCAGGAATGTCAACGCGCAAACGTTTGGACTCACCGATGTGGTAAATTGATTGTTGCCACTGTGCCCGAGGAGCAAGATCAACTTGAAAAATTGTACCGTCGCGGGATTGATAATGGAGTGGAAGGGATGCAACTCCTCACGCAAGCGAAGGTGAAACAAATTGAATCAGAAATTAAATGTCATTCGGCGATCTTTTTACCAAGCACCGGAATCATTGATTCGCATGAGCTCATGAAATCGTATCTTGTTGAAGCAAAGGAGAAAGGTGCAGAAACTGCTTTTTCTGTTGAGTTTATAAGTGGTGAGATAAATAACGGAATGTATTTGTTGCACCTGAAAGATACGAACGATGAAATCGTTGAAATTAAATCGAAGTATGTTATTAACTCGGGCGGACTTTATGCAGATAAAGTTGCAGAAGGTTTCGGTATTGACATCGACAAAGCCGATTATCGGCTTCATCGTAATCGCGGGCATTATTATTCAGTTTCAGGAGTAAAAAATAATGTAATTTCCCATCTCATTTATCCTCTTCCGCATTCGAACTTGGTTAGTGTAGGAATTCATATGACGATAGATAGATCGGGCAGGATGAAGCTTGGACCCGATTTGGAATATTTACACGATTCACTCCCGGAATCGGAGTGGTATAAATTTGATGATTCAAGAAGGGAAAAGTTTTTCAATGCTGTTCATCGATATTTCCCGATGCTTAAGTTGGATGATTTATCTCCGGATCAGGTAGGAGTTCGTCCAAAGCGAAAAGGTTCTGAAGATAATATTAAAGATTTTATAATCAATGAAGAAAGTAACAAAGGTTATCCGGGATTGGTGAACCTGATCGGAATTGAATCGCCTGGCTTAACATGTTCCCGCGAGATTGCTCGCGAGGTTATCAAAATTCTTAACAATTAA
- a CDS encoding DNA-3-methyladenine glycosylase: MTLPQSSPRRRGSSLKKLPRSFYLRPTLIVAKDLLGKYLIRKLNNKFLIGKIVEVEAYLGNNDPASHSYLGITKRNEVMFKKGGHFYVYFTYGMHFCANIVTEEEGKGCAVLLRAVEPIEGIEVMKDNRKNKRRNGLMEKWSNRKLLDLTNGPAKLCEAFNINRGHNGIDLLDNTIFIADGEVIPRNQFGSSTRIGITNATDKKWRFFIKNNPYISK; encoded by the coding sequence ATGACCCTACCCCAATCCTCTCCAAGGAGGAGAGGGAGTTCGTTGAAAAAACTACCACGTTCATTTTATCTCCGTCCAACATTAATTGTAGCAAAAGATTTGCTCGGCAAATATCTCATCCGAAAATTAAACAACAAATTTCTTATCGGTAAGATCGTCGAAGTGGAAGCATATCTCGGTAATAACGATCCCGCCAGTCATTCATATCTTGGAATAACCAAACGCAATGAAGTAATGTTTAAAAAAGGCGGACATTTTTACGTTTACTTCACTTATGGGATGCACTTCTGCGCGAACATTGTTACTGAAGAAGAGGGAAAAGGTTGTGCGGTCTTGTTGCGAGCGGTTGAACCGATTGAAGGTATTGAAGTGATGAAAGATAATAGAAAAAATAAACGGAGAAATGGATTGATGGAAAAATGGAGTAATAGGAAACTATTAGATCTTACCAACGGACCGGCGAAACTGTGTGAAGCATTCAATATAAATCGTGGGCATAATGGAATCGATTTGTTGGACAATACAATATTCATAGCGGATGGTGAGGTAATCCCAAGAAATCAATTCGGGTCATCAACACGAATCGGTATCACTAATGCGACAGATAAGAAGTGGAGGTTCTTCATCAAAAACAACCCATATATATCGAAATAA
- the queC gene encoding 7-cyano-7-deazaguanine synthase QueC, with protein MNDREIKKEIAVVLVSGGMDSCVTAAIANQDYEMAFLHLNYGQRTEKRELKAFNDIADHYKVERRLIVSTEHLKQVGGSSLTDSSLIIPDADLERKDIRSTYVPFRNANILSIAVSWAEVISAINIYIGAVEEDSSGYPDCRREFYDAFNKVIDLGTKPSTKINIETPIINLTKSEIVKLGASLHAPFHLTWSCYQSEDEACGICDSCALRLRGFQKAGIKDPIKYR; from the coding sequence ATGAATGATCGAGAAATAAAAAAAGAAATTGCGGTTGTGCTTGTAAGCGGCGGTATGGATAGTTGTGTAACAGCGGCTATCGCGAATCAAGACTATGAAATGGCATTTCTTCATCTCAATTATGGTCAACGTACCGAGAAGCGCGAGCTCAAAGCGTTCAACGATATTGCCGATCACTACAAAGTCGAAAGGCGGTTAATTGTTTCTACTGAGCATTTAAAACAAGTCGGTGGATCAAGTCTTACGGATTCATCACTAATTATTCCCGATGCCGACCTTGAGCGAAAAGATATACGTTCTACATATGTTCCTTTCCGAAATGCGAATATACTATCTATTGCAGTCAGTTGGGCAGAAGTTATTAGCGCGATAAATATTTATATCGGCGCTGTTGAGGAGGACTCTTCCGGATATCCTGACTGCAGGCGCGAGTTCTATGATGCGTTCAACAAGGTAATCGACCTTGGAACTAAACCATCAACAAAGATTAATATCGAAACACCGATTATAAATCTTACCAAATCCGAGATAGTTAAACTTGGTGCATCGTTGCATGCACCGTTTCACCTAACGTGGTCATGTTATCAAAGTGAAGATGAAGCGTGTGGGATCTGTGACAGTTGTGCTTTGAGACTACGTGGATTTCAAAAAGCCGGTATCAAAGATCCTATCAAATACCGATGA
- the ruvA gene encoding Holliday junction branch migration protein RuvA codes for MISHLRGKLVQKSPTEITIDVNGVGYHVHIPLSTFEKIEKLNGDVVILTHMHVREDAMILFGFATEAERDIFRLLISVSGIGPKIAQGILSGIGTNDLREAILLGNIEALTSISGVGRKTAERIILELRSKLGKIEFTEQAVTPTSQQLKSRSEAIIALMSLGFNRTSAEQTLRAVLIESTNKELSVEEMIKKALHHSAKQR; via the coding sequence ATGATTTCTCATCTCAGAGGAAAACTCGTTCAAAAGTCTCCCACCGAAATTACAATTGATGTTAACGGTGTTGGATATCATGTGCATATTCCCCTTTCAACATTTGAAAAGATTGAAAAGCTTAACGGAGATGTTGTTATTCTAACCCACATGCACGTACGCGAAGATGCCATGATTTTGTTTGGATTTGCAACCGAAGCCGAACGGGATATATTTCGACTTTTAATTTCTGTTTCTGGAATCGGACCAAAGATTGCACAGGGAATTCTTTCAGGCATTGGTACGAACGATCTTCGAGAAGCGATTCTACTCGGAAATATTGAAGCACTCACATCTATATCAGGTGTTGGAAGAAAAACAGCGGAGCGGATTATTCTTGAGCTGCGTAGTAAACTTGGAAAGATTGAGTTCACAGAGCAAGCTGTTACCCCAACAAGTCAACAATTAAAATCCCGTTCCGAAGCTATCATAGCATTGATGTCGCTTGGTTTCAACCGCACGAGCGCCGAGCAAACTTTACGGGCTGTATTAATTGAATCCACAAACAAAGAATTATCGGTGGAAGAAATGATAAAGAAGGCGCTGCATCACTCGGCGAAGCAACGATAA